The following proteins come from a genomic window of Winogradskyella sp. PC-19:
- a CDS encoding alpha/beta hydrolase has product MQYWVSTLITVLIIYVAISIALYYIQDYVLFKPEKLSKDFQFDYENQETKEYNLETRDGATINGLRFFPKGESKGVVIYLKGNSKSIKGWGKFAVDFTRHGYNVLMVDYRGFGKSTGKRSQKAIKRDLQLVYNKVKELTTEDRIILYGRSLGSGFATKLASMNNPKKLILDAPYYSLTKVTGRYMPFMPLSILLKYPLPTYKWLKYVQCPIHIIHGTNDKLIPYKSSVKLSKINPKLTKLHTVIGGGHKDLNNFESYHKMLDDILNSEPKTIDLKTTSINVIHSAKKTKKKA; this is encoded by the coding sequence ATGCAATATTGGGTTTCAACATTAATTACAGTTTTAATTATTTATGTAGCTATAAGTATTGCATTGTATTACATACAAGATTATGTGCTATTCAAACCCGAAAAACTATCTAAGGATTTTCAATTTGATTATGAAAATCAAGAAACTAAAGAGTATAACTTAGAGACAAGAGATGGAGCCACAATCAATGGCCTACGTTTTTTTCCTAAAGGAGAAAGTAAAGGCGTAGTTATTTATCTAAAGGGTAATTCAAAGAGTATAAAAGGTTGGGGGAAATTCGCTGTAGATTTTACAAGGCATGGTTATAATGTGCTTATGGTAGATTATCGAGGCTTTGGTAAAAGCACAGGAAAACGTTCTCAAAAAGCCATTAAACGAGATTTGCAATTGGTTTATAATAAAGTCAAAGAGCTCACAACAGAAGACAGAATTATACTCTACGGACGCTCCTTAGGTTCTGGTTTTGCTACCAAGTTAGCATCGATGAACAATCCAAAAAAACTCATCTTAGATGCACCATATTACAGTTTGACAAAAGTTACTGGGCGATATATGCCTTTTATGCCTTTATCTATTTTATTAAAATATCCTTTGCCGACATACAAGTGGTTAAAATATGTACAGTGCCCAATTCATATCATACATGGGACAAATGATAAATTGATTCCTTATAAATCTAGTGTGAAATTATCTAAGATTAACCCTAAGTTAACTAAGTTACATACCGTAATTGGAGGAGGTCATAAGGATTTAAATAATTTTGAATCGTATCATAAAATGTTAGATGATATTCTTAATTCCGAACCTAAAACTATAGATTTAAAAACCACAAGTATTAACGTTATTCATAGTGCAAAAAAGACTAAAAAGAAGGCTTAA
- a CDS encoding ceramidase domain-containing protein, which yields MSLKSKIGYFLIFLSGAVFCVALLKIGAINQEQGYHEFVDKSMILGVPNFWNVISNLPFLIVGLIGIVYFKKFFKRHFQYLLFFIGILLVSFGSGYYHMFPSDQTLVLDRLPMTMVFMALLSILITDFFNEKIGKTLLLPLLISGVFSIIWWLFFDDLRLYVFVQFYPVIVMLIVILSFKTKYNSISGYWLLLVAYIFAKISEHYDYILFEYIGFSGHALKHIISALGVYLLLRYFQKRISV from the coding sequence ATGAGTTTAAAAAGTAAAATAGGTTATTTTCTAATCTTTTTAAGTGGAGCTGTTTTTTGTGTGGCTTTATTAAAAATTGGTGCTATTAATCAGGAGCAAGGCTATCATGAATTTGTAGATAAAAGTATGATTTTAGGTGTTCCAAACTTTTGGAATGTTATATCTAATTTACCTTTTTTAATAGTGGGTTTAATAGGTATAGTATATTTCAAAAAATTTTTCAAAAGACATTTTCAATATCTTCTTTTTTTTATTGGTATTTTACTAGTGTCTTTTGGTTCGGGTTACTATCATATGTTTCCAAGTGACCAAACACTAGTTTTGGATAGGTTACCTATGACAATGGTATTTATGGCTTTATTGTCAATATTGATTACTGATTTCTTTAATGAAAAGATTGGAAAAACCCTTTTATTACCATTATTAATTTCTGGTGTTTTTTCTATCATCTGGTGGTTGTTTTTTGATGATTTACGACTATACGTATTTGTTCAGTTTTATCCAGTAATAGTAATGCTGATTGTGATTCTATCATTTAAAACTAAGTATAATTCTATATCTGGTTATTGGTTACTTTTAGTAGCATACATATTTGCTAAAATTTCAGAGCATTATGACTATATTCTTTTTGAATATATCGGCTTTAGTGGTCATGCTTTAAAGCACATTATTTCTGCTCTAGGCGTTTATTTACTTTTGCGATATTTTCAAAAACGGATTAGTGTTTGA
- the yiaA gene encoding inner membrane protein YiaA, translating to MNYQTTVSLKEDDKSTSKKKEKKVYNQKPTPSFIGASWTVLVIGVVSYCIGLWNADMMLNEKGYYFTILLFGLFSVISVQKAVRDKLEDIQVTDMYYGISWFTSVASIVLLVIGLWNADLELSEKGFYGMSFTLSLFSAIAVQKNTRDVVYIDKEIETNNEL from the coding sequence ATGAATTATCAGACTACAGTTTCTTTAAAAGAAGACGATAAATCAACTTCAAAAAAGAAAGAAAAAAAGGTGTACAACCAAAAGCCAACACCGTCTTTTATTGGAGCATCTTGGACAGTACTTGTTATTGGAGTGGTATCATATTGTATCGGTTTATGGAATGCAGATATGATGCTCAATGAAAAAGGTTATTATTTTACAATTTTACTCTTTGGATTGTTCTCAGTTATATCTGTCCAGAAAGCTGTTCGAGATAAGTTAGAAGACATACAAGTTACAGATATGTATTATGGTATAAGTTGGTTTACATCAGTTGCATCAATTGTTCTTCTTGTAATTGGCTTATGGAATGCAGATTTAGAATTGAGTGAAAAGGGTTTTTACGGTATGTCTTTTACTTTGAGTCTCTTTTCGGCAATTGCAGTACAGAAGAATACTAGAGATGTAGTTTATATAGATAAAGAAATTGAAACTAATAACGAACTATAG